The following DNA comes from Cucumis sativus cultivar 9930 chromosome 7, Cucumber_9930_V3, whole genome shotgun sequence.
TTGGTCAAACCAATGGACATTTCAGTATGTCAGCAGTGAAAGACAAGGCAAGAGTCAACGGAAAGCGCGCTACAAAAAACAAGTTGGCCAATATGAATGCAAGCACACCCTCTAGTTGTATTGAGGTTTTGGGGTGTGATTTCAATGCAGCTGATAAGAGAAGGAAGGTTGTTGCAGATGCTAGTTTGAGAAACGGTTATGTGGAGAAGGGACCATTGCCTGCTTCAGATTCAGGATTAGCTAATGGAAATGCTACTGTTAAGCACGAGCCTGTAGTTTCCTCTCCAACTGAGCTTTCAGCTAAGCGCAACCCTGTTCCTCCTGCATTCGACGCCCGAAAGCTGTTAATTGAGAAGGCAAGGACTGTAATTCGCAAGAAATTGGAAGAGATGCGGATTTCTTCAGCCAATGCTGCTGCCCATGAGAAATCAAAGACGGGGCCCCAAGTTAGTATGGTTGGAAAGACTGGACGGGCACCTAAAACGACTAATTCTGATGTATCTGGCCGTTGGTTAGAGAAAGATAGAGCTGGACCAATCTCAATAAATGTACCTGATTCTGACTTCCACGATTTTGATAAAGATCGCTCAGAAGAATGCTTTAAGGCAAAGCAAATATGGGCACTGTACGATGAAGAAGATGGTATGCCTCGCTTGTACTGTCTGATTCGTGAGATCATCTCAGTTAAACCATTTAAGATTCTTATAAGTTATTTAAACTCCAAAACTGATACGGAATTTGGATCAGTCAACTGGTTGGAATATGGGTTCACAAAATCCTGTGGAAATTTCCGTGCTTGGAACTCTGACGTTGTTGAACATATCAACATCTTCTCTCATCTCTTAAGCCGTGAAAAAGCTGGTAGAGGAGGCTGCATTCGGATATATCCTAGAAGTGGAGACATTTGGGCTGTTTATCGTAACTGGTCATCCAACTGGGACAGATCGACTCCTGATGAAGTGAGGCATCGTTATGAAATGGTGGAGGTTCTTGATGATTATTCTGAAGAGCTTGGTTGCTGCATCTGCCCCCTTGTCAAACTAACTGGATTCAAGACGGTATATCAGAGAAACGCAGATAAAGATGCCATTCGTTGGATTCCAAGGAAAGAGATGGTACGGTTTTCCCACCAGGTACCCTCTTATTTACTGAAGGGAGAAGCTAATAACTTGCCTGAACATTGTTGGGATCTCGATCCGGCTGCTACTCCCGACGAACTGCTCCACACTGCAACAGAAAATGAAGGGTTGACTGAAACCCAGTTGAGCTAAGcaggagaaagaagaagatgataatGGATTGGAGTCAATCTAAGCAGTCTTAACCAAAGTTAGGTCTAACTGTACAAATATGTCTCAAGAGTTTGGCCAAATGCCATTACAGACAAGACGAGAAATCTACAGTTGATTTGGATAATGTCTGCTGACTCGCTTCTACGACAACGAATTTAGCTTCAAGTAAATTTCACTTTTACGAAAGGACTACCTCTTATCTGGACTTAATCTTTAAAGGAGCACTTGAAAATTTTTCGTTGGCGAGCAACTTTGAGGCTTATTATCCTGAACTGCAGCAcaacaaatacaattattatgCTACGTTCCCTGCCTTGTTAATCAGAAgagctttgtttttttttttttttttcctttttccagATTAGTTTCTCTTACTTTGTTCTAATGGAAAATGATCAAGAACTTGGATGTTTAATCTCttgattttgttgtaaaatttgaagctTCAATGCTTTGAGGCCTCATTTCATACGACAAACTACTGTTCGCCTCATTTCCTTTATGCGCCATGATTCTCCTCATTCACACACTCAAAACGCCACAAGTCGTGTCAGATTAAATTTACCAATAATCTATCAACGTTAGAGAGTAATATCCATATCCTCTGTTTAGTATGCAATCTGAATTCTCTTTTTACGATTCACGATTCATTAAAACAAATGAGATTACTCAGAATTCTCCTCTTTTACCTTTGGTTCTTTTGCTTAGAAAAGTCAACCCATTGACCGGTCAGATGAACAGCGCCGGTCAAATCTTCAGGTTCTGCAGATGAACAAAAGGGAGAATGAAATCAAACAAGCAGGAGAAGACgaccctttttccttttcctttttcttttgcattgtCTTGGGCCGATATGTCGGCTGTGGACTCAAAGCAAGGAGAGCGACGGGTCGttttaacttcaaatcaaCGTCATCAtatggggaaaaaaaaagaaagaacctTTCACAAAATCCCTCGTCGAAGCAAACCCAAAAGCAAAGAACAAGATGAACCCACTTTACTGGCACAAAGTTGCTGCGATTTCTGGTAAAGTGGTTCTCCCTTCGATTCTCTTGTTGTTGCTTCGCGATTATGATTTTCGATTTGTGATTTGATTTTCGCTTTAAACAGGCGTTGCAGCTCTCGGATTGGGCACGTACGGCGCTCATGGTTTCAAACCCAAAAATCCAGCTTATAAAGAGGTTGATTTGCTTCATCTTTGATTCGATTTCTATGATTTGTTCTtcgatttgattttgattgttgGTTTGGTTTCAACGTTGTGAAGGTTTGGCAAACGGCGTCTCTTTATCATTTGGTTCACACAGCGGCTCTTCTTGCTGCCCCGTCGACCAAGAACCCTAACATTGTAAGTTTGTAGCACCATCGtttttgtatataaattttttctgATCATTTTGGGCAAAGTTTATTGATAATCCAAACTTTTAACAAACGATTATTCAGCTAGTCTTACCTGAAAGTAAGCCccaattttaaagttttgggTATGGTGGAATTCAAAGCACGAGATGATGTTAGGTTTCTTGGAATGTTCAAACCCACAAATAGAACTACTTGTATGTCTAAccctaactttttttttttttggtttttttgttggaaaggATTACTTtctcacaatttttttataatctacAATTGCGAAAACATAAATGAGGTCTTGAAAACGGTTTTGTTTGTCGTTTTGGTTGATTatcaaatagttatcaaatgAGACGTTACATCAAATGAAACGTTACATCAAATGAGACGTTACATCAAATGAGACGTTGCATCAAATGAGACGTTACATTGTAGTTTAGGTTGGCAGATATTAATATTGAGGCTTAACTTACAAGTCTAGGTTCTCTTTAGAAGgacaaaggaaataaaaaggTCTTAGCATATGTTAGGTAAAATATTACACAAATAGAAATACAGAAAAATTAGTACAAACACAATTATGCATAGGTCAATGTAAATGGTACTCATTCACATCACatgtttacaaatattttataagataAAGTTACTCATCCAAAATTCTCCTACTATTTACTTTGATTGGTCCTTTGATTCTTTTCcctccttttttcttttgtgacaGTTTGGAGGCCTTTTGACGGCTGGAATCCTTGCATTTTCTGGCACGTAAGTTACCcgttttcttttccatcttctaTGTCTGTTTGGATCTCTTCTTTTTGCCTCTAAGTTCCTATGATTTATCTTTTACAAcatttcatattcaaaatttcccctacaacattttattgaaatgataaaagtatCCCGCAGAATACTTGATCGACCGAGTGTAATtagatgaaaaagaatacaTAGTAAGAGATCGATAATGAAGTGTTTAACACAAAagcatttgataaaataaaccACTTATTGGTTACTTTTTTGCTAAGCACTTAGTGAAGtacttttccatttcaaatatatccAAAATTTGTATACTAGATTTGATTTCTGTTACTTTTATTGGGCAAAGATGGCTCTGGATTCAATTTGAGATCTCCACCAGTTTCCTTCCTTTTGGCAATTCTCCACATTGAACTCATCTGTTTGTTATGTTTAAGAGATGAATAAGAATGTGTGGTTGCAACTTGCATTGCAGGTGCTATACTGTGGCTCTTCTTGAAGATAGAAAGTATTCTTCTTTAGCTCCATTTGGTGGCTTTGCTTTCATTGGTGCATGGGCTAGCTTGCTCTTCTAAATTTTCCCAGTTCCAATATGTTTACAATCGTTCAATGCTTTTCGCTAAAGGTATCGGATTCTTGATTCAATCCATATGTTgtgtttaagattttaaaaatgggaAATGATCCAGGTGCAGTCTAAATAGAGTTAGCTTATGccattttctttgtaaaaGGTTCAGAATAAATATAGCTCATTGAGCATACTTTATTTTTGGGCAATCTGTActttatactttataaaagAGTAGtaatacttttgtttttttaagtatGCCAATTAAACTTTTAGAAGATGTGTAAGGgaagtttgtttttgtaatcaattttatttttaagggTTAAAATCCAAATGTTTGGTATAAACtaatgttaaattaaaatcatgaGTTTATAATTCTGATATCTGTTTATTGCTTAGggattaattgataaatttgatacaatttcaaattttagagcTTTCGAGCTTTTGACACCAATTATGTGAGTTGAGCTAAGTTCGgtttaacttaaaaagaaaaataattatttaaataataaaaaattgagagtGATAAAGATATATCAAAATAGAGTAAAAATCGAAATTATgctcttattttgttgtgttttttagtACATTGACGTATGGAGTTCAAATCACGACGGTAAATCTAATTACGTACGTTtaagaattataataaacgttattaagttaaattaaaaaaatgcttaaatagaaaaattaaataaaatatttataatataaaattctatcaattttcttataacttataaatatttgggtcatttattttaactttggatttctttcaataaacttttgaattttttaaatacagtctatttattcaacttttaaaaaatttaaactattcaACACAAAATAGATTGTCTGAAGTTTTGTAAACGATAAAATCcaactttatattaattttgtttttaaatgttatgtgatggatttattattattaatttgtggTGATTTGATCAAACCTCTTGCtattatatagaaaattaaaaggttttaggtataaattaaaaaaggttGGAACTAAATACATactaaactttaaaagattaataatGATGGTTCTTTTTTATGGAAATTTAGTATAAGGCTAATAGTGtgtttagttcttttttaaattaaaaaaaaaaagctaaaaatgaagttgagaaataatttattttaaagtaaacATTAAGAgccaaaatttgagaaaattatatatataaattacgtatataaacatttataaaaaatctaacaaaacatatataaatgtttaaattttaaactcattctTTCCTTGAAATACATTTAGACGTTCCACTCGGATAATTTGGTAAATTCAACCTCCAAAGTGCGACcttatttgcaaaaataatttaggactaaatttggaattaaaaaaaagaaaagaaaaacaagaaggGAATGCTGAGGGTGAGTAGGCTTGGCCACACTGGATCACTCCTATCTCCGGCCGGAGTCTCCCGCTTTCCCGCTTTTCagctttcatttctttcacaCTCCGAACTATAAGCCCTAAACCCTCaaatccatttcttcttcttcttcttcttcaattgttCTGTGGATTATGCACCAATGTTTTCTCCCGGGACGAAGAGACGCAATTTAAGCTCTCGAACAGACCGTACTTCCGCTCCACCCACCCAGTCTGATTCTCCGATTACACCACTCTCAGCCATCCGTAACCCACCTCTCGGTAATCTGGTGCCCAACCGTCCCGGCACCGGCACTCCCGCTCCTTGGGCTCCTCGCTTATCCGTCCTTGCAAGGTATTACTACCACCATTGCTGTATATGTCTTTAGCTTGTCAGAGCTTTAATTTTACTCATTTCAGTGTGTCTACtcagtttttatatttggttcaTTGTCCACAGTGGTAACTAAGTTCGTTTGTGCGAGTTGTAGGTAACAAGGTGATGAAATCCAATAGTTATTCGTTGAAATGAGATTACCCTCTtggtggtttttttttctttctctttttattcccGTTTATTTGGTAATTGGAGTGGGTTGATGGCTATCTTTAGTGGTAGTTAGATAATTGTTAGAACAAGAATAATCTGACCAAGTATAAATTATAATGTGCCTCTTGTTTTTTGATTTTCCTTGTTGATTTGGTGTGGTTCGAGAGTGCTTGTAAAATGTGTATTAAGGATTTAATGGTTAACAATTTCTGTTTTAATAGAAAGGTGTTTTCACTCATTTGCTCATTGGTTGCTACTTGTCTTATAAGTCATAACTTGTTTCCATGTGGAGAATGtttaattatatcttttttatcttcCTAGAATTTCACCAGTTAATAGAAGTGATAAGGAAGATGAGACAGATCCAGTTAAGCCTGTCTATGTTGGAGAGTTTCCCCAAGTGGTGCGTGATGAGCAGGC
Coding sequences within:
- the LOC101213444 gene encoding uncharacterized protein LOC101213444 codes for the protein MEVNKEEALKAKEVAEKRFGKRDFNGAKNYALKAKTLFPEMDGISQMVATFDVYVASEIRCNGEVDYYSILGLKPSANKEAIKKQYKKMAVLLHPDKNKTVGADGAFKLVSEAWALLSDNSKRNAYDIKRTSQLGSGVNHQPNLSSPHASAATSFNNYANMSMSHGRLDTFWTVCTSCKVQYEYLRKYVNKKLRCKNCRGVFIAVETGAAPVNGSFPYCSWSNVAGNRYGSHGFEGVTYIPGDTSFYTGHGYEYVSNVSFQWNSSSGVYTQTLGPNGPSSVPIDNVGQTNGHFSMSAVKDKARVNGKRATKNKLANMNASTPSSCIEVLGCDFNAADKRRKVVADASLRNGYVEKGPLPASDSGLANGNATVKHEPVVSSPTELSAKRNPVPPAFDARKLLIEKARTVIRKKLEEMRISSANAAAHEKSKTGPQVSMVGKTGRAPKTTNSDVSGRWLEKDRAGPISINVPDSDFHDFDKDRSEECFKAKQIWALYDEEDGMPRLYCLIREIISVKPFKILISYLNSKTDTEFGSVNWLEYGFTKSCGNFRAWNSDVVEHINIFSHLLSREKAGRGGCIRIYPRSGDIWAVYRNWSSNWDRSTPDEVRHRYEMVEVLDDYSEELGCCICPLVKLTGFKTVYQRNADKDAIRWIPRKEMVRFSHQVPSYLLKGEANNLPEHCWDLDPAATPDELLHTATENEGLTETQLS
- the LOC101213200 gene encoding transmembrane protein 256 homolog produces the protein MNPLYWHKVAAISGVAALGLGTYGAHGFKPKNPAYKEVWQTASLYHLVHTAALLAAPSTKNPNIFGGLLTAGILAFSGTCYTVALLEDRKYSSLAPFGGFAFIGAWASLLF